A single genomic interval of Cupriavidus sp. MP-37 harbors:
- a CDS encoding 2-isopropylmalate synthase: MSDKLIIFDTTLRDGEQSPGASMTREEKIRIARQLERLKVDVIEAGFAASSNGDFEAIRSIAQVVKDSTICSLARANDKDIARAAEALKPANSFRIHTFIATSALHMEKKLRMTPDEVYQQARLAVRFARQFTDDIEFSPEDGSRSDMDFLCRVLEGVIAEGATTINLPDTVGYAVPEGYAELIRSVRERIPNSDKAVWSVHCHNDLGMAVANSLAAVKMAGARQIECTINGLGERAGNTSLEEVVMAVKTRRDYFNLDLGIDTTQIVPASKLVSQITGFAVQPNKAVVGANAFAHASGIHQDGVLKARDTYEIMRAEDVGWTANKIVLGKLSGRNAFKQRLQELGIELDSESEVNAAFTRFKELADQKAEIFDEDIVAIVSNEAQHDANEHFRFISLSQRSETGERPHARVVFSMDGQEQSGEGEGNGPVDATLHAIESRVASGAEMVLYSVNAITGGTEAQGEVTVRLSKAGRIVNGVGTDPDIVAASAKAYLAALNKLHDKAVQKINPQI, encoded by the coding sequence ATGTCTGACAAACTCATCATTTTCGACACCACCTTGCGTGACGGCGAGCAGTCGCCCGGCGCCTCCATGACCCGCGAGGAAAAGATCCGCATCGCGCGCCAGCTGGAACGCCTGAAGGTCGATGTGATCGAGGCCGGTTTCGCCGCGAGCTCCAATGGCGACTTCGAAGCGATCCGCTCGATCGCGCAGGTGGTCAAGGACTCCACCATCTGCTCGCTGGCCCGCGCCAACGACAAGGACATTGCCCGCGCCGCCGAGGCACTCAAGCCCGCCAACTCGTTCCGCATCCACACCTTCATCGCCACCTCCGCGCTGCACATGGAGAAGAAACTGCGCATGACGCCGGACGAGGTCTACCAGCAGGCGCGCCTGGCGGTGCGCTTTGCGCGCCAGTTCACCGACGATATCGAGTTCTCGCCGGAAGACGGCAGCCGCTCGGACATGGACTTCCTGTGCCGCGTGCTCGAAGGCGTGATCGCCGAGGGCGCGACCACCATCAACCTGCCCGATACCGTCGGCTACGCCGTGCCGGAAGGCTATGCCGAGCTGATCCGCTCGGTGCGCGAGCGCATTCCCAACTCGGACAAGGCGGTCTGGTCGGTGCACTGCCATAACGACCTCGGCATGGCCGTGGCCAACTCGCTCGCCGCGGTCAAGATGGCCGGCGCGCGCCAGATCGAATGCACCATCAACGGCCTGGGCGAACGTGCCGGCAACACCAGCCTCGAAGAAGTGGTGATGGCGGTGAAGACCCGCCGCGACTACTTCAACCTGGACCTCGGCATCGACACCACGCAGATCGTGCCGGCGTCCAAGCTGGTGTCGCAGATCACCGGCTTCGCGGTGCAGCCGAACAAGGCCGTGGTCGGCGCCAACGCCTTCGCGCATGCCTCGGGCATCCACCAGGATGGCGTGCTCAAGGCGCGCGACACCTACGAGATCATGCGCGCCGAAGACGTGGGCTGGACCGCCAACAAGATCGTGCTGGGCAAGCTGTCGGGCCGCAACGCGTTCAAGCAGCGCCTGCAGGAACTGGGCATCGAACTCGACAGCGAGAGCGAGGTCAACGCCGCCTTCACGCGCTTCAAGGAACTGGCCGACCAGAAGGCCGAGATCTTCGACGAAGACATCGTCGCCATCGTTTCGAACGAGGCGCAGCACGACGCCAACGAACACTTCCGCTTCATCTCGCTGTCGCAGCGCTCGGAAACCGGCGAGCGTCCGCACGCGCGCGTGGTGTTCAGCATGGACGGCCAGGAGCAGAGCGGCGAAGGCGAGGGCAACGGCCCGGTCGACGCCACCCTGCATGCGATCGAGTCGCGCGTGGCCAGCGGCGCCGAGATGGTGCTGTATTCAGTGAACGCCATCACCGGCGGCACCGAGGCGCAGGGCGAAGTCACGGTGCGCCTGTCCAAGGCCGGCCGCATCGTCAACGGCGTGGGCACCGACCCGGATATCGTCGCGGCCTCGGCCAAGGCCTACCTGGCCGCGCTGAACAAGCTGCACGACAAGGCCGTGCAGAAGATCAACCCGCAGATCTGA
- the lysM gene encoding peptidoglycan-binding protein LysM, whose protein sequence is MGMFDFIKEAGEKLFGTGEAKAAQAAAAADASAEKVDAANRAAGDAIEAYIKKMGLDATGLMVQVDGSQGLVTVFGVAPDQATREKIILCAGNVEGVDKVEDKMSVNVESAESGWHTVVKGDTLWAIAQAAYGNGAEYNKIFEANKPMLSHPDKIYPGQKLRIPPKG, encoded by the coding sequence ATGGGCATGTTCGACTTCATCAAGGAAGCGGGAGAAAAGCTGTTCGGCACCGGCGAGGCCAAGGCGGCGCAGGCAGCGGCCGCGGCGGATGCATCGGCGGAGAAGGTCGATGCCGCCAATCGCGCCGCGGGCGACGCGATCGAGGCGTATATCAAGAAGATGGGGCTGGATGCCACCGGGCTGATGGTGCAGGTCGACGGCTCGCAGGGTCTGGTCACCGTGTTCGGCGTCGCGCCCGACCAGGCCACGCGCGAGAAGATCATCCTGTGCGCGGGCAATGTCGAGGGCGTCGACAAGGTCGAGGACAAGATGTCGGTCAACGTCGAGTCCGCGGAGTCGGGCTGGCACACCGTGGTCAAGGGCGACACGCTGTGGGCGATCGCGCAGGCCGCCTACGGCAACGGCGCCGAGTACAACAAGATCTTCGAGGCCAACAAGCCGATGCTGAGCCACCCGGACAAGATCTATCCGGGCCAGAAGCTGCGCATCCCGCCCAAGGGCTGA
- the pssA gene encoding CDP-diacylglycerol--serine O-phosphatidyltransferase: MVAFHRRNKRGTSGNVTHLRPFRHNQLRGADEDFDDEAADDHDIVYQRPRRRGIYLLPNAFTTAALFAGFFAIVQAMNMRFDAAAIAIFAAMVLDGMDGRVARITNTQSAFGEQYDSLSDMTSFGVAPALVMYEWILHDLGKWGWIAAFVYCTCAALRLARFNANIGVIDKRFFQGLPSPAAAALVAGFVWLVIDNKLPVKELWMPWVAFGITLYAGLSMVSNAPFYSGKALDVRYRVPFGMMVLVLVLFVVVSTDPPVALFGLFVAYAISGYVLWAWRALHGKPAIEKKPRE, encoded by the coding sequence ATGGTTGCCTTCCATCGACGTAACAAGCGCGGCACCAGCGGCAACGTGACCCACCTGCGGCCGTTCCGCCACAACCAGCTGCGCGGCGCCGACGAAGACTTCGACGACGAAGCCGCCGACGACCACGACATCGTCTATCAGCGCCCGCGCCGGCGCGGCATCTACCTGCTGCCCAACGCCTTCACCACCGCGGCGCTGTTCGCCGGCTTCTTTGCCATCGTGCAGGCGATGAACATGCGTTTCGACGCGGCCGCCATCGCCATCTTCGCCGCCATGGTGCTCGACGGCATGGACGGGCGCGTGGCGCGCATCACCAATACGCAGAGCGCGTTCGGCGAGCAATACGACTCGCTGTCGGACATGACCTCGTTCGGCGTGGCGCCGGCACTGGTGATGTACGAATGGATCCTGCATGACCTGGGCAAGTGGGGCTGGATCGCCGCCTTTGTCTACTGCACCTGCGCGGCGCTGCGTCTGGCGCGCTTCAACGCCAATATCGGCGTCATCGACAAGCGCTTCTTCCAGGGCTTGCCCAGCCCGGCCGCGGCCGCGCTGGTGGCCGGCTTCGTCTGGCTGGTGATCGACAACAAGCTGCCGGTCAAGGAGCTGTGGATGCCGTGGGTGGCGTTCGGCATCACGCTGTACGCGGGGCTGTCGATGGTGTCCAACGCGCCGTTCTACAGCGGCAAGGCGCTCGATGTGCGCTATCGCGTGCCGTTCGGCATGATGGTGCTGGTCCTGGTGCTGTTCGTGGTGGTCTCGACCGATCCGCCGGTGGCGCTGTTCGGGCTGTTCGTGGCCTACGCGATTTCGGGCTATGTGCTGTGGGCCTGGCGGGCCCTGCACGGCAAGCCGGCAATCGAGAAGAAGCCGCGGGAATAA
- a CDS encoding phosphatidylserine decarboxylase: protein MNYPHPLIAREGWPFLAGAFVISLLVHASAGFWWALPLWIITVFVLQFFRDPPRPIPSQPNAVLAPADGRIVVVEKTMDPYANREALKISVFMNVFNVHSNRVSVDGAVEKVEYFPGKFVNADLDKASTENERNAVLIRRAADGQLVTLVQVAGLVARRILCYTKVGDKLSRGQRYGFIRFGSRVDVYLPLDARPRVTIGEKVSASSTILAELDVQ from the coding sequence ATGAACTATCCTCATCCGCTGATCGCCCGTGAAGGCTGGCCGTTCCTGGCCGGCGCCTTTGTCATCTCGCTGCTGGTGCACGCCAGCGCGGGCTTCTGGTGGGCGCTGCCGCTGTGGATCATCACGGTGTTCGTGCTGCAGTTCTTCCGCGATCCGCCGCGTCCGATCCCGTCGCAGCCCAATGCCGTGCTGGCGCCGGCCGACGGCCGCATCGTCGTGGTCGAGAAGACCATGGATCCGTACGCCAACCGCGAGGCGCTGAAGATCAGCGTCTTCATGAACGTCTTCAACGTGCACTCGAACCGGGTCTCGGTCGACGGCGCGGTGGAGAAGGTCGAATACTTCCCCGGCAAGTTCGTCAATGCCGACCTCGACAAGGCCTCGACCGAAAACGAGCGCAACGCGGTGCTGATCCGGCGCGCGGCCGATGGGCAGCTGGTCACGCTGGTGCAGGTGGCGGGCCTGGTGGCGCGCCGCATCCTGTGCTACACCAAGGTCGGCGACAAGCTCTCGCGCGGCCAGCGCTACGGCTTTATCCGCTTCGGCTCGCGCGTCGACGTGTACCTGCCGCTCGATGCGCGCCCGCGCGTGACCATCGGCGAGAAGGTGTCGGCCTCGTCGACCATCCTCGCCGAACTCGACGTGCAGTGA
- the ilvC gene encoding ketol-acid reductoisomerase — translation MKVFYDKDADLSLIKGKNVTIIGYGSQGHAHALNLKDSGVNVTVGLRKSGASWNKAVNAGLQVKEVAEAVKNADVVMILLPDEQIADVYKNEVHANIKEGAALAFAHGFNVHYGAVIPRADLDVIMIAPKAPGHTVRATYTQGGGVPHLIAVHQNKSGAARDIALSYATANGGGRAGIIETNFREETETDLFGEQAVLCGGTVELIKAGFETLVEAGYAPEMAYFECLHELKLIVDLIYEGGIANMNYSISNNAEYGEYVTGPRVVTEETKKAMKQCLKDIQTGEYAKSFLLENKAGAPTLISRRRLNAEHEIEVVGEKLRAMMPWIAKNKMVDQSKN, via the coding sequence ATGAAAGTGTTTTACGACAAGGACGCCGACCTCTCGCTGATCAAGGGCAAGAACGTCACCATCATCGGTTACGGTTCGCAGGGCCACGCCCACGCGCTGAACCTGAAGGATTCGGGCGTCAACGTGACGGTCGGCCTGCGCAAGAGCGGCGCGTCGTGGAACAAGGCCGTCAACGCCGGCCTGCAGGTCAAGGAAGTGGCCGAGGCCGTCAAGAACGCCGACGTGGTCATGATCCTGCTGCCGGACGAGCAGATCGCCGACGTCTACAAGAACGAAGTGCACGCCAACATCAAGGAAGGCGCCGCGCTGGCCTTCGCGCACGGCTTCAACGTGCACTACGGTGCCGTGATCCCGCGCGCCGACCTCGACGTGATCATGATCGCGCCGAAGGCCCCGGGCCACACCGTGCGCGCCACCTACACGCAAGGTGGCGGCGTGCCGCACCTGATCGCCGTGCACCAGAACAAGTCCGGCGCCGCCCGTGACATCGCGCTGTCGTACGCCACCGCCAACGGCGGCGGCCGTGCCGGCATCATCGAGACCAACTTCCGCGAAGAAACCGAAACCGACCTGTTCGGCGAGCAGGCCGTGCTGTGCGGCGGTACCGTCGAGCTGATCAAGGCCGGCTTCGAGACCCTGGTGGAAGCCGGCTACGCGCCGGAAATGGCCTACTTCGAGTGCCTGCACGAGCTGAAGCTGATCGTCGACCTGATCTACGAAGGCGGCATCGCCAACATGAACTACTCGATCTCCAATAACGCCGAATATGGTGAGTACGTCACCGGCCCGCGCGTGGTGACCGAAGAGACCAAGAAGGCGATGAAGCAGTGCCTGAAGGACATCCAGACCGGCGAGTACGCCAAGAGCTTCCTGCTCGAGAACAAGGCCGGAGCCCCGACGCTGATCTCGCGCCGCCGCCTGAACGCCGAGCACGAAATCGAAGTGGTGGGCGAGAAGCTGCGCGCAATGATGCCGTGGATCGCCAAGAACAAGATGGTCGACCAGTCGAAGAACTGA
- the ilvN gene encoding acetolactate synthase small subunit, translating into MRHIISVLLENEAGALSRVVGLFSARGYNIETLTVAPTEDSSLSRMTIVTTGSDDVIEQITKHLNRLVEVVKVVDLTEGAHIERELMLVKVRAVGKEREEMKRTADIFRGRIIDVTEKTYTIELTGNGVKLDAFLDAIDRTAILETVRTGGSGIGRGERILKV; encoded by the coding sequence ATGCGACACATCATTTCGGTCCTGCTGGAAAACGAAGCCGGCGCGTTGTCGCGCGTGGTGGGCCTGTTCTCGGCCCGCGGCTACAACATCGAGACGCTGACCGTGGCGCCGACCGAGGACTCCTCGCTGTCGCGCATGACCATCGTCACCACCGGTTCGGACGACGTGATCGAGCAGATCACCAAGCACCTGAACCGCCTGGTCGAAGTGGTCAAGGTGGTCGACCTGACCGAAGGCGCGCACATCGAACGCGAGCTGATGCTCGTCAAGGTGCGCGCGGTCGGCAAGGAGCGCGAGGAAATGAAGCGCACCGCCGACATCTTCCGCGGCCGCATCATCGATGTCACCGAGAAGACCTACACCATCGAGCTGACCGGCAACGGCGTCAAGCTCGATGCGTTCCTGGACGCAATCGACCGCACCGCCATCCTGGAGACCGTCCGTACCGGCGGCTCGGGCATCGGCCGCGGCGAGCGCATCCTGAAGGTCTGA
- a CDS encoding acetolactate synthase 3 catalytic subunit, which produces MNMPSAEFSHADSNSSAAPEMIGAEILVHALAEEGVEYVWGYPGGAVLYIYDELHKQTRFEHILVRHEQAAVHAADGYARATGKVGVALVTSGPGVTNAVTGIATAYLDSIPMVVITGNVPTHAIGQDAFQECDTVGITRPIVKHNFLVKDVRDLAATIKKAFFIASTGRPGPVVVDIPKDVSRNACKYEYPKSIDMRSYNPVNKGHSGQIRKAVALLQNAERPYIYSGGGVVLANASDELRQLAALTGHPVTNTLMGLGAFPGTHKQFVGMLGMHGTYEANMAMQNCDVLIAIGARFDDRVIGNPSHFTSQARKIIHIDIDPSSISKRVKVDIPIVGNVKDVLQELIAQIKASDIKPKREALAKWWEQIEQWRSVDCLKYDRSSEIIKPQYVVEKIWELTHGDAFICSDVGQHQMWAAQFYKFNEPRRWINSGGLGTMGVGLPYAMGIKKAFPEKEVVTITGEGSIQMCIQELSTCLQYDTPVKICSLNNGYLGMVRQWQEIEYDNRYSHSYMDALPDFVKLAEAYGHVGMRVEKSSDVEPALREAFRLKDRTVFLDFQTDPTENVWPMVQAGKGISEMLLGAEDL; this is translated from the coding sequence ATGAACATGCCCAGCGCGGAATTCTCCCACGCCGACAGCAATTCATCTGCCGCGCCCGAAATGATCGGGGCGGAAATTCTCGTTCACGCACTTGCCGAAGAAGGCGTCGAGTACGTCTGGGGCTATCCCGGCGGCGCAGTGCTGTACATCTACGACGAACTCCACAAGCAAACCAGGTTCGAGCACATCCTGGTGCGCCACGAGCAGGCCGCGGTCCATGCCGCGGATGGCTATGCGCGCGCAACCGGCAAGGTGGGCGTCGCCCTGGTGACCTCGGGTCCCGGCGTGACCAATGCCGTCACGGGCATTGCCACCGCCTACCTCGACTCGATCCCGATGGTGGTGATCACCGGCAACGTGCCGACCCACGCCATCGGCCAGGACGCCTTCCAGGAGTGCGACACCGTCGGTATCACGCGTCCGATCGTCAAGCACAACTTCCTGGTGAAGGACGTGCGCGACCTCGCCGCGACCATCAAGAAGGCGTTCTTCATTGCCTCGACCGGCCGTCCGGGCCCGGTGGTGGTGGACATCCCCAAGGATGTCTCGCGCAATGCCTGCAAGTACGAGTACCCCAAGTCGATCGACATGCGCTCGTACAACCCGGTCAACAAGGGCCACTCGGGCCAGATCCGCAAGGCCGTGGCGCTGCTGCAGAACGCCGAGCGCCCGTATATCTACAGCGGCGGCGGCGTGGTGCTGGCCAATGCCAGCGACGAGCTGCGCCAGCTGGCGGCGCTGACCGGCCACCCGGTGACCAACACGCTGATGGGCCTGGGCGCGTTCCCCGGCACCCACAAGCAGTTCGTCGGCATGCTCGGCATGCACGGCACGTATGAAGCCAACATGGCGATGCAGAACTGCGACGTGCTGATCGCCATCGGTGCCCGCTTCGACGACCGCGTGATCGGCAACCCGTCGCACTTCACCTCGCAGGCGCGCAAGATCATCCATATCGACATCGATCCGTCGTCGATTTCCAAGCGCGTCAAGGTCGACATCCCCATCGTCGGCAACGTCAAGGACGTGCTGCAGGAACTGATCGCGCAGATCAAGGCCAGCGACATCAAGCCCAAGCGCGAAGCGCTGGCCAAGTGGTGGGAGCAGATCGAGCAATGGCGCTCGGTCGACTGCCTGAAGTACGACCGCAGCTCCGAGATCATCAAGCCGCAGTATGTGGTGGAGAAGATCTGGGAACTGACCCACGGCGACGCCTTCATCTGCTCCGACGTCGGCCAGCACCAGATGTGGGCCGCGCAGTTCTACAAGTTCAACGAGCCGCGCCGCTGGATCAATTCCGGCGGCCTGGGCACGATGGGCGTGGGCCTGCCGTATGCGATGGGCATCAAGAAGGCCTTTCCGGAAAAGGAAGTCGTCACCATCACCGGCGAGGGCTCGATCCAGATGTGCATCCAGGAGCTGTCGACCTGCCTGCAGTACGACACCCCGGTGAAGATCTGCTCGCTCAACAACGGCTACCTGGGCATGGTGCGCCAGTGGCAGGAGATCGAGTACGACAACCGCTACTCGCATTCCTACATGGATGCGCTGCCTGATTTCGTCAAGCTGGCCGAGGCCTATGGCCACGTCGGCATGCGCGTCGAGAAGAGCTCGGACGTCGAGCCGGCGCTGCGCGAGGCGTTCCGCCTGAAGGACCGTACCGTGTTCCTGGACTTCCAGACCGATCCCACCGAAAACGTCTGGCCGATGGTCCAGGCCGGCAAGGGCATTTCCGAAATGCTGCTCGGCGCGGAGGACCTGTAA
- a CDS encoding RNA polymerase sigma factor, with the protein MATDQELSAFLASVERRAFKQAVFAVRDDEAALDIVQDAMIKLAEKYGDKSAAELAPLFQRILQNTIHDWFRRQKVRNTWVSLFSSLRDDRDGGDDNDLLETLEAQAGSESSESSADKVERAQVMHIIEQEIQRLPTRQRQAFLMRYWEDMDVAETAAVMGCSEGSVKTHCSRATHTLAQALRARGVRL; encoded by the coding sequence ATGGCCACCGACCAGGAACTGTCCGCCTTTCTTGCCAGCGTCGAGCGGCGCGCCTTCAAGCAGGCCGTGTTCGCCGTCCGCGACGACGAGGCCGCGCTCGACATCGTCCAGGACGCCATGATCAAGCTGGCCGAAAAGTATGGCGACAAGAGCGCCGCGGAACTCGCGCCGCTGTTCCAGCGCATCCTGCAGAACACCATCCACGACTGGTTCCGGCGCCAGAAGGTGCGCAATACCTGGGTGTCGCTGTTTTCCAGCCTGCGCGACGACCGCGACGGCGGCGACGACAACGACCTGCTGGAGACGCTCGAGGCACAGGCGGGCTCCGAATCGTCCGAGAGCAGCGCCGACAAGGTCGAGCGCGCCCAGGTCATGCATATCATCGAGCAGGAGATCCAGCGCCTGCCGACGCGTCAACGCCAGGCGTTCCTGATGCGTTACTGGGAAGATATGGACGTTGCTGAAACCGCGGCCGTGATGGGCTGTTCCGAAGGCAGCGTCAAGACGCACTGTTCCCGTGCCACGCACACACTTGCGCAGGCCCTGCGCGCACGGGGGGTCCGACTATGA
- a CDS encoding DUF3619 family protein — protein MSRNDKEIRERRFAHEVRAALDAGTEALPADISERLAAARRMAVARKKAEAPALVPQLAMPGAHAPLFDDDASPLHRAGAWLRRLGLVWTLVALGAGLMGIYHWQEQKRIEELADIDAAMLLDDLPPTAYADEGFHVFLKHGQ, from the coding sequence ATGAGCAGAAACGACAAAGAAATCCGCGAGCGCCGCTTTGCGCATGAGGTTCGCGCGGCACTCGACGCCGGCACCGAAGCCTTGCCGGCCGACATTTCCGAACGGCTCGCCGCCGCGCGCCGGATGGCGGTCGCCCGCAAGAAGGCCGAGGCACCCGCGCTGGTGCCGCAACTTGCCATGCCGGGCGCGCACGCGCCGCTGTTCGACGACGACGCCTCGCCGCTGCACCGCGCCGGCGCCTGGCTGCGCCGGCTGGGGCTGGTCTGGACGCTGGTCGCGCTGGGCGCCGGCCTGATGGGCATCTACCACTGGCAAGAGCAGAAGCGCATCGAGGAACTGGCCGATATCGACGCCGCCATGCTGCTCGACGACCTGCCGCCCACGGCCTACGCCGACGAGGGCTTCCACGTGTTCCTCAAGCACGGGCAGTAG
- a CDS encoding DUF3106 domain-containing protein, whose product MARPLPYPDAPRRRLAALLAGAAACWALFPAPAQAQGASAADAAAASHAAQPVSAKPAWTDLSPVNQRILAPLQPLWDTLPELNRHKWLRIAARYPKYSPAEQARLQARMAEWVRMTPQQRRLARENYQITRSLPTEKKAEAWDKYQQLPEEQKKKLAAADHVPRRPGAVSALPSGKRLPSDTSRQLRHEHKAGAGHAAHPASTPASTPASEGAAQPAAPAAAAAAAASAPAVATPAAAASAALPAAAVPAAAQPATEATAAASDATVRQ is encoded by the coding sequence ATGGCGCGCCCGCTTCCCTACCCCGACGCCCCGCGCCGCCGGCTGGCCGCCCTGCTGGCCGGCGCAGCCGCCTGCTGGGCGCTGTTTCCCGCCCCGGCGCAGGCGCAGGGCGCTTCCGCGGCGGATGCAGCCGCGGCCTCCCATGCGGCCCAGCCGGTCAGCGCCAAGCCCGCCTGGACCGACCTCAGCCCGGTCAACCAGCGCATCCTGGCACCGCTGCAGCCGCTCTGGGACACCCTGCCTGAACTGAACCGCCACAAGTGGCTGCGCATCGCCGCGCGCTATCCGAAGTATTCGCCGGCCGAACAGGCCCGGCTGCAGGCACGCATGGCGGAGTGGGTCAGGATGACGCCGCAGCAACGCCGGCTGGCGCGCGAAAACTACCAGATCACCCGCTCGCTGCCGACCGAAAAGAAGGCCGAGGCCTGGGACAAGTATCAGCAGTTGCCCGAAGAGCAGAAGAAAAAGCTGGCCGCCGCCGACCACGTGCCGCGCCGCCCCGGCGCCGTCAGCGCGCTGCCCAGCGGCAAGCGCCTGCCCAGCGACACCAGCCGCCAGCTGCGCCATGAGCATAAGGCGGGCGCAGGCCACGCTGCCCACCCGGCCAGTACGCCGGCCAGTACGCCGGCCAGCGAGGGCGCGGCGCAGCCCGCAGCCCCCGCTGCCGCAGCAGCTGCCGCGGCGTCGGCGCCTGCCGTTGCCACTCCCGCAGCGGCCGCAAGCGCAGCGCTGCCCGCGGCCGCCGTGCCCGCTGCCGCCCAGCCTGCCACCGAAGCGACGGCCGCGGCGTCCGACGCCACCGTGCGCCAGTAA
- a CDS encoding RDD family protein, which yields MPAATLDPVPPAVSAPAAPPLRRRIACMLYEGVLLFGVLSASTAAYLVLRPLLQKLGVDGPLVIQLWSFLVMGLYFTWFWQRNGQTLAMQTWRMRVENAAGVPPRWPQAALRYVLAWLWLPPSAAVGHLLGLVKGPFVGVLCAGLLVWILLAFLDPRRQFLHDRLAGTRLTDLRAKP from the coding sequence ATGCCCGCTGCCACCCTCGACCCCGTACCCCCTGCCGTGTCCGCGCCGGCCGCCCCGCCGCTGCGCCGCCGTATCGCCTGCATGCTTTATGAAGGCGTGCTGCTGTTCGGCGTGCTGAGCGCCTCGACCGCCGCCTACCTGGTGCTGCGGCCGCTGCTGCAGAAGCTGGGCGTGGACGGGCCGCTGGTGATCCAGCTGTGGAGCTTCCTGGTGATGGGGCTGTATTTCACCTGGTTCTGGCAGCGCAACGGCCAGACCCTGGCGATGCAGACCTGGCGCATGCGCGTCGAAAACGCCGCGGGCGTGCCGCCGCGCTGGCCGCAGGCGGCGCTGCGCTACGTGCTGGCGTGGTTGTGGCTGCCGCCATCGGCCGCCGTCGGCCATCTGCTCGGGCTGGTCAAGGGCCCGTTCGTCGGCGTGCTGTGCGCCGGCCTGCTGGTGTGGATCCTGCTGGCCTTTCTGGACCCGCGCCGCCAGTTCTTGCACGACCGCCTGGCCGGCACGCGCCTGACCGACCTGCGCGCCAAGCCATGA
- a CDS encoding triacylglycerol lipase: protein MSLGAAGIRRVAVTVQAAAALGIAAALVHTAAWPWPGALAAGAGLIVGGFASGIAIAFALSGRGLWVERGDHPPAPPAELAATRRPLRLAQALRCYGAECLAVLRMFDWLQPFRARAPFAPASNARPGRDAPPVLLVHGYACGQAIWLDMQPALAAAGYRCQGIDLEPVFGDIDDYARALLAAMRRLRAESGRAPLLLCHSMGGLAARAALRLAGDEDVCAGIVTLGSPHHGSALARFGGGQNARQMRCGSPWLRALAAAETPRLRARMISIFSWHDSIAGPPCTGWLDGAGHIPLSGIGHVSLLRHPAAVRAVLDALAELSARGR, encoded by the coding sequence ATGAGCCTGGGCGCCGCCGGCATCCGCCGCGTCGCGGTGACCGTGCAGGCGGCCGCGGCGCTGGGCATTGCGGCGGCGCTGGTACACACCGCCGCCTGGCCCTGGCCCGGCGCCCTCGCCGCCGGCGCCGGGCTGATCGTGGGCGGCTTCGCCTCCGGCATTGCCATCGCCTTCGCGCTGAGCGGGCGCGGCCTGTGGGTGGAACGCGGCGATCATCCGCCCGCGCCACCGGCCGAGCTTGCCGCCACCCGCCGGCCGCTGCGGCTGGCGCAGGCATTGCGCTGCTACGGGGCGGAATGCCTGGCGGTACTGCGCATGTTCGACTGGCTGCAACCCTTCCGCGCCCGGGCACCGTTCGCGCCGGCCAGCAATGCCCGGCCCGGCCGCGATGCCCCGCCGGTGCTGCTGGTCCATGGCTACGCCTGCGGCCAGGCGATCTGGCTCGACATGCAGCCGGCCCTGGCCGCGGCCGGCTACCGCTGCCAGGGGATCGACCTGGAACCCGTGTTCGGCGACATCGACGACTACGCGCGCGCGCTGCTGGCGGCGATGCGCCGCCTCCGTGCCGAAAGCGGACGCGCGCCGCTGCTGCTCTGCCACAGCATGGGCGGGCTGGCCGCGCGCGCCGCGCTGCGGCTGGCCGGCGACGAAGACGTCTGCGCCGGCATCGTGACGCTGGGCAGCCCGCACCATGGCAGCGCGCTGGCGCGCTTTGGCGGCGGCCAAAATGCGCGCCAGATGCGTTGCGGCAGCCCCTGGCTGCGCGCGCTGGCGGCCGCCGAAACGCCGCGGCTGCGCGCCCGCATGATCTCGATCTTCAGCTGGCACGATTCGATTGCCGGGCCGCCCTGCACCGGGTGGCTCGACGGCGCCGGCCATATCCCGCTGTCCGGCATCGGCCATGTGTCGCTGCTGCGCCATCCCGCCGCGGTGCGTGCCGTGCTCGACGCCCTGGCCGAGCTGTCCGCGCGCGGCCGCTGA